The window TCATTGTATATATCCTAACAGAATCAATATTTTTATCAATAATTTCTTTAATTCCTTCTTTAACTCTAAGAAATTGAGATTCTGTTAATTCTCCTTCAAAAACAGAGTTCTGAACCCATGAAAGAAAGCATCTCAAAAAATTACAAATTTTCGTTACCCTTTCTACCCCAACATCATAAACTATTATAGCATACATTTTACCACCATATCACAAATGGCTTGTATTCTTTTATTCCAAGAAAATGCTTACACAACTTCAAACATTCAAGATATATCAACCTCTCGTAAGAAACATTTTTTCCTAAATCTCTGTGCTTTATCGTTGTATGTAATCTTTCCTCATATTCTCTAAGAAAAATCTCTTTTCCTTTAGCATTCAACAAGCAACTATTCAATTCTTTTACAAAATGATTTTCACCAATAATATCTTTATTCACCAGCTTAAATATGGTTCTATCAACAAGAAATGGCTTGAAAATTTCAGAAATATCTAAAGCGAGGGAAAATCTTCTTTCAGATGGTTTATGAAGAAATGATATTGTTTGATCAAGTTGTGTATGATATATTGCCTTAATTATATTTGTGTATAAAAGA of the Thermoplasmatales archaeon genome contains:
- the cas2 gene encoding CRISPR-associated endonuclease Cas2, producing MYAIIVYDVGVERVTKICNFLRCFLSWVQNSVFEGELTESQFLRVKEGIKEIIDKNIDSVRIYTMRSKEVFKTEIIGIEKASTEPFI